The nucleotide window CTACCCGTGTCCCACCCGTGTCCCACCCGTTGACCGCGGCGCCCACTCGCGTGTAGTCTGCGCCGAAGAGGGGGTGCTCCCGGGACTCCCTCGCTCCCGTGACCGCCACGCCCCCTTCTGGGCGGGGTCCCCGAGGAACGATGCGCCGATGATCGAGCTTGTCTACAAAGAGGGCGGACAGGAGAAGGTCTACCCCGTCCACAAGGAAGAGATCGTCCTGGGCCGGTCGCCCCAGGCGGACATCGTGTTGAACGACCACTCCGTCTCCCGCGTTCACGCCACCATCTCGTTCAAGGGGAACGAGATCACGATTCGCGACGCCAAGAGCCGGAACGGAACCTGCGTGAACAAGGTGAGCGTGCTCGAGGCGCCGCTCCAGCCGGGGGACCGGGTCGTGCTCGGGAACTTCGAGCTCGAGCTCCGGGAGGGCCAGTCGGCCATAGAGAGCGTCCTCCTCGAGGAGAAGGGGGGCATCCTAGAGTCGAGCGGGGCCCTCATCCGGCGTCCCCAGGAGCTCGAGCAGCTCCTGCAAGCCCCCGTGCCCTCGGCGGAAAAGGCCCCCCCCGCGGTCATCGACGAGCTCGAACGCAACAACCGCATCCTGCGGATGGTGACCCAGGTCGCCCAGGCCCTCATCTCCGAAGACAACCTGGATGGACTCCTCCACAAGGTCATGGACCTCGTGCTGGAGAACATCGCCGGCGCGCGGGGCATGCTCGGGCTTTTCGAGGGAGAGCAACTCATCCCCCGGGTCGTGAAGTACCGCGAGACCGCCCCGGAGGGGGACAAGATCCAGATCCCGCGGTCGATTCCGGAGAGGGTGAGGACGGAGAAGGTCTCCGTCCTGGTGACGGACGCCTTGAGCGACCAGCGCTTCGACCCTTCCGCCTCCATCGTGAGGCTGGGGGTCCGCTCCGCGATGTGCGTGCCCCTCTGGGACCGGGAGCGGGTCATCGGAATCATCTACGTGGACTATGGGTTCAAGCCCGGCACCTACACAACCACGGACCTGGACCTCCTGGGCGCCTTCGCAAACTACGCGGCCGTCGCCATCGAGCGCCAGCGCCTCACGGAAAAGATCCAGGAAGAACAGGCCACCCGGGCCAAGCTCGAGCGCTACCACTCCCCGGGGGTCATCGAGACGATCCTCAAGGGCGGCGGGGGCGCGCTCGACCGCCTGGAGATGCAGGAATGCCACGCCACGGTGTGCTTCACCGATCTTGTGGGGTTCACCACCATGGCGGAGGGCATGGAGCCGCACGAGGTCGGCCGCACCATCAACGAGTACTTTGGAGAGCTGACGGAATGCATCTTCAAGTACGAAGGCACCCTGGACAAATACATTGGGGACTGCATCATGGCCGTCTTCGGGGCGCCGCTGCCCCAGAGCGACCACGCGGTAAGGGGGGTGCGGACGGCGCTCGAGATGCACCGCATGGTCGACGAGCTCAACGCCGAGCGGGCAGGGCTCCCCCAGATCCAGCTACGCACGGGCATCAACAGCGGGCGGGTGGTGGCGGGGGACATCGGGTCCCCCAAGCGGAAGGACTACAGCGTGCTCGGGGACGCCGTCAACCTGGCCTCGCGGCTCGAGGGACATGTGGCGCACCCCAGCTGGATCGTGATCGGGGAGAACACCTACGCGGAGGTCAAGGACTTCTTCGAGTGCGAGTCGCTGGGACCGCAGACGGTCAAGGGCAAGAAGCGCGAGATCGGCGCCTACCGGGTCCTCAGCGAGAAGCCAGGGGCCTTCCCCTAAGGGATGTCGAGCCCGCCGCAGAGGCCGTTGGCGGCGCAGGCCAGGAAACTCCCACTCCCGCGGGCGATGACCAGGAACTGGTTGTCGGGATGGTTCTCGCAGTCCGCTATGCCCCCCATGTTGCTCCCGACGGGAAAGCAGGCCTTGCCGTTGAAAGTCCAGGTGGGACCGGGGCGGCCCGTGTCCTTTGCGTTTCCGATAACCAGAATGTCGCAGGGAACGGCCCGGGGGTCGCCCTCCGGTGCGGTCGAGCAGTAGGTCCCACCGGTGCTGTACTGGCCGCAGTAGCCGGGGTCCGGCCCCACCACCGCTCGCGAGTCGAGCACCTTCTTGAAACCGTTGTCGACATGGACCGTGACCTTGATGCCGTAGAGAGGCGGCGGCGTGGGGACGCACTGGCCGAACGGAGAAGGCATCGTGGTGGGGGGCGGGGTCGGGCTGGACGTGGGAGCAACGGTCGGGGTCGGGCTAGGAGTGGGCGTGGAAGGACTCGAGCCGCAGCCCGCGAGTGCCAGCCCGGCAATGAAGGTGAAGGGCGGCAACACGACGTAACGCTGAATTGAACGCATGTACTCTCCCGTATGGTTGAGGCCCGTGGCGGTGGCCGATTCCACCTACTTGAGCCCACTATCCTATAACAGGGACTCTCCCGGGCGCCACCGGGAGGGGGAGGGCGCTACGCCGCGGGGAGACGGGGAGGGCGCGGCCCTCAGTTCACGGCGGCCTGGTCCGACTGGCTGGAGAGGTTGCCGTTGTCGTCCCGGAACTGCGCGGTCACGGTCAGCGTCCCCGTCCGACCTCCCGAGGGCAGACGGTACTGCAGAGACTGGCTCACGCTGAGGCTGCTCTTGGGCTCAACCCGGTTGGTGCCGTCCTGAGCTGTGATGTCGGCGGCGGCCAGGGTGACAACCCCCGATGGCTCGGCCTCGGCCCCGCTCGTTCCGTCGCGCAGCGTCGCGTTCACGAAGTTGACGCGCGCGCCCACCGTCGAGGT belongs to Vicinamibacteria bacterium and includes:
- a CDS encoding adenylate/guanylate cyclase domain-containing protein — its product is MIELVYKEGGQEKVYPVHKEEIVLGRSPQADIVLNDHSVSRVHATISFKGNEITIRDAKSRNGTCVNKVSVLEAPLQPGDRVVLGNFELELREGQSAIESVLLEEKGGILESSGALIRRPQELEQLLQAPVPSAEKAPPAVIDELERNNRILRMVTQVAQALISEDNLDGLLHKVMDLVLENIAGARGMLGLFEGEQLIPRVVKYRETAPEGDKIQIPRSIPERVRTEKVSVLVTDALSDQRFDPSASIVRLGVRSAMCVPLWDRERVIGIIYVDYGFKPGTYTTTDLDLLGAFANYAAVAIERQRLTEKIQEEQATRAKLERYHSPGVIETILKGGGGALDRLEMQECHATVCFTDLVGFTTMAEGMEPHEVGRTINEYFGELTECIFKYEGTLDKYIGDCIMAVFGAPLPQSDHAVRGVRTALEMHRMVDELNAERAGLPQIQLRTGINSGRVVAGDIGSPKRKDYSVLGDAVNLASRLEGHVAHPSWIVIGENTYAEVKDFFECESLGPQTVKGKKREIGAYRVLSEKPGAFP